The following proteins come from a genomic window of Streptomyces liliiviolaceus:
- the tsaD gene encoding tRNA (adenosine(37)-N6)-threonylcarbamoyltransferase complex transferase subunit TsaD, whose amino-acid sequence MADEPLVLGIETSCDETGVGIVRGTTLLADAIASSVDEHARFGGVVPEVASRAHLEAMVPTIERALKEAGVSARDLDGISVTAGPGLAGALLVGVSAAKAYAYALGKPLYGVNHLASHICVDQLEHGPLPEPTMALLVSGGHSSLLLSSDITSDVRPMGATIDDAAGEAFDKIARVLNLGFPGGPVIDRYAKEGDPRAIAFPRGLTGPRDAAYDFSFSGLKTAVARWIEAKRAAGEDVPVRDVSASFQEAVVDVLTRKAVRACRDEGVDHLMIGGGVAANSRLRALAQERCEAAGITLRVPRPKLCTDNGAMVAALGAEMVARGRAASDWDLSADSSLPVTDPHVPGRSHAQGHADGHSHSHSHSHDHVHEVSKGNLYS is encoded by the coding sequence ATGGCTGACGAACCTCTCGTCCTCGGCATCGAGACCTCCTGCGACGAGACCGGCGTCGGCATCGTCCGCGGTACGACCCTCCTCGCGGACGCGATCGCCTCCAGCGTCGACGAGCACGCGCGCTTCGGCGGCGTCGTGCCCGAGGTCGCCTCCCGGGCGCACCTGGAGGCGATGGTGCCGACCATCGAGCGGGCGCTGAAGGAGGCCGGGGTCAGCGCGCGCGACCTCGACGGCATCTCCGTCACCGCCGGGCCCGGACTCGCGGGCGCGCTGCTCGTCGGGGTCTCGGCGGCGAAGGCGTACGCGTACGCGCTGGGGAAGCCGCTGTACGGGGTGAACCATCTGGCGTCCCACATCTGTGTGGACCAGCTGGAGCACGGGCCGCTGCCCGAGCCGACGATGGCCCTCCTCGTCTCCGGCGGCCACTCCTCGCTGCTGCTGTCCTCGGACATCACCAGTGACGTACGGCCGATGGGCGCGACGATCGACGACGCGGCGGGCGAGGCGTTCGACAAGATCGCCCGGGTTCTGAATCTCGGGTTCCCGGGCGGGCCCGTCATCGACCGGTACGCGAAGGAGGGCGACCCGCGTGCCATTGCCTTCCCGCGCGGGCTCACCGGGCCGCGCGACGCCGCGTACGACTTCTCCTTCTCCGGGCTGAAGACCGCCGTGGCCCGGTGGATCGAGGCGAAGCGGGCGGCCGGCGAGGACGTGCCCGTGCGGGACGTGTCCGCGTCCTTCCAGGAGGCCGTGGTGGACGTGCTGACCCGCAAGGCCGTACGGGCCTGCCGTGACGAGGGCGTCGACCATCTGATGATCGGTGGCGGCGTCGCGGCCAACTCGCGGCTGCGGGCGCTCGCGCAGGAGCGGTGCGAGGCCGCGGGGATCACGTTGCGGGTGCCGCGGCCGAAGCTGTGCACGGACAACGGGGCGATGGTCGCTGCGCTGGGCGCGGAGATGGTGGCTCGGGGGCGGGCCGCCTCCGACTGGGATCTGTCGGCGGACTCGTCGTTGCCCGTGACCGATCCGCATGTTCCGGGGCGTTCCCATGCGCAGGGGCACGCGGACGGGCACTCACACTCTCACTCACACTCGCACGATCATGTGCATGAGGTCAGCAAGGGCAATCTGTACTCATGA
- a CDS encoding NAD(P)H-hydrate dehydratase, giving the protein MRTAYSVETVRAAEQELMARLPDGALMQRAVAGLTAACAELLGRVYGRRVVLLVGSGDNGGDALYAGARLARRGAGVVAVLLTPDRTHPGGLAALRRAGGRVVEGAEAAEEPLRRADLVVDGIVGIGGKGGLRPDAAPLLDVLGEIRAAVVAVDLPSGVEADTGEVRGAAVRADLTVTFGTHKPGLLVDPAREYAGSVRLVDIGLALPGEAELQALQHADVAALLPVPGAESDKYRRGVVGIAAGSSRYPGAAVLAVSGALRGGAGAVRYVGPAGDAVIARFPETLVSTGSPEQAGRVQAWVVGPGAGDDADAVAAVLKADVPVLVDADGLRLADRDAVRARRAPTLLTPHAGEAAALLGVPREEVESARLASVRKLAERYGATVLLKGSTTLVASPGGGAVRVNSTGTGWLATAGSGDVLSGLTGSLLAAGLDARDAGSVGAYLHGLAGRLAADGAPVGAHDVAEAVREAWRDVTTA; this is encoded by the coding sequence ATGCGTACCGCTTACAGCGTGGAGACGGTCCGGGCCGCCGAGCAGGAGCTGATGGCGCGGCTGCCGGACGGGGCACTGATGCAGCGCGCCGTGGCCGGGCTCACCGCCGCGTGTGCCGAGTTGCTCGGGCGGGTCTACGGCCGCCGCGTCGTGCTGCTCGTCGGCAGCGGGGACAACGGGGGCGACGCCCTGTACGCCGGTGCCCGCCTCGCCAGGCGCGGCGCCGGCGTCGTCGCCGTCCTGCTCACCCCCGACCGCACCCACCCCGGCGGCCTCGCCGCCCTGCGCCGCGCCGGCGGCCGGGTGGTCGAAGGGGCCGAGGCCGCGGAGGAACCGCTCCGGCGCGCCGATCTCGTCGTCGACGGCATCGTCGGGATCGGCGGCAAGGGCGGGCTCCGCCCCGACGCCGCCCCGCTCCTCGACGTACTGGGCGAGATCCGCGCCGCCGTCGTCGCCGTCGACCTGCCCAGCGGCGTCGAGGCCGACACCGGCGAGGTCCGCGGAGCCGCCGTACGCGCCGATCTGACCGTCACCTTCGGGACGCACAAGCCGGGGCTGCTCGTGGACCCGGCGAGGGAGTACGCCGGGTCCGTACGGCTCGTCGACATCGGCCTCGCGCTCCCCGGCGAGGCCGAACTCCAGGCGCTCCAGCACGCCGACGTCGCCGCGCTGCTGCCCGTACCCGGCGCCGAGAGCGACAAGTACCGGCGAGGCGTCGTGGGCATCGCCGCCGGGTCCTCCCGCTATCCGGGCGCGGCCGTGCTCGCCGTCTCCGGCGCCCTGCGCGGCGGCGCCGGAGCCGTACGGTACGTCGGGCCCGCGGGCGACGCGGTCATCGCACGGTTCCCCGAGACGCTCGTGTCCACCGGTTCGCCGGAGCAGGCCGGGCGCGTCCAGGCCTGGGTCGTCGGCCCCGGCGCCGGTGACGACGCCGACGCCGTCGCGGCCGTGCTCAAGGCGGACGTGCCCGTACTCGTCGACGCCGACGGGCTGCGGCTCGCCGACCGCGACGCCGTACGGGCCCGGCGGGCGCCCACCCTGCTCACCCCGCACGCCGGAGAGGCCGCCGCACTGCTCGGCGTCCCGCGCGAGGAGGTCGAGAGCGCCCGGCTGGCGTCCGTACGGAAACTCGCCGAGCGGTACGGAGCCACCGTCCTGCTGAAGGGGTCCACCACCCTCGTCGCCTCCCCGGGCGGCGGAGCCGTGCGCGTGAACTCCACCGGCACCGGCTGGCTCGCCACCGCGGGCAGCGGCGACGTGCTGTCCGGGCTGACCGGGTCCCTCCTCGCCGCCGGGCTCGACGCGCGGGACGCCGGCAGCGTGGGCGCGTACCTGCACGGACTGGCCGGGCGACTCGCCGCGGACGGCGCACCCGTGGGGGCGCACGACGTCGCCGAGGCGGTACGCGAGGCCTGGCGGGATGTCACGACGGCCTGA
- the tsaE gene encoding tRNA (adenosine(37)-N6)-threonylcarbamoyltransferase complex ATPase subunit type 1 TsaE produces the protein MEAPAAPRNPADPGGVTAEIVVNSPEQMKELGRRLAKLLRAGDLVMLTGELGAGKTTLTRGLGEGLGVRGAVTSPTFVIARVHPSLAGGPPLVHVDAYRLGGGLDEMEDLDLDVSLSDSVIVVEWGEGKVEELTDDRLQLLIHRAVGDTTDEVRHVAVTGVGERWGSVDLGVLSA, from the coding sequence ATGGAAGCACCAGCAGCACCGCGCAACCCGGCTGACCCCGGTGGCGTGACCGCGGAGATCGTCGTCAACTCGCCCGAGCAGATGAAGGAGTTGGGCCGCAGACTCGCCAAGCTCCTGCGGGCCGGCGATCTCGTGATGCTCACCGGCGAACTGGGCGCGGGCAAGACCACGCTGACCCGCGGGCTCGGGGAAGGGCTCGGGGTCCGGGGCGCGGTCACCTCGCCGACGTTCGTGATCGCCCGGGTGCACCCCTCGCTCGCCGGCGGGCCGCCGCTCGTCCACGTCGACGCGTACCGCCTGGGCGGCGGGCTCGACGAGATGGAGGACCTCGACCTCGACGTGTCGCTGTCCGACTCCGTGATCGTCGTGGAGTGGGGCGAGGGGAAGGTCGAGGAGCTGACGGACGACCGGCTGCAACTGCTGATCCACCGGGCCGTCGGGGACACGACGGACGAGGTGCGGCATGTCGCCGTGACCGGGGTGGGGGAGCGGTGGGGGTCGGTCGATCTGGGTGTGCTCTCCGCCTGA
- a CDS encoding L,D-transpeptidase family protein: MARIRRRTAAAQPTALVALATLFAVLSGPGATAATAPPPPAPGAPRTPSAPRAPAPQSELVPGVHPGPYQPWQVDTPDQVLAPQVYTPSAAEDAVEPPRAAEGSDALIEYVPLSEAVAREAGVTACSRRTGPHQRQVERWLRLKEDGKQSAADCRAVRAFQSKQGIRPDSGFAGPVTWGRMRLLSAAKAPNAAGRCPVRAGRVACVDLRRQLVWVQKGKRVVFGPVPVRTGKAGYRTRTGWFKVYWKHKNHWSTLYNTPMPYSQFFSGGQAFHAIYGSVYSPPGSRGCVNMRLADARTLWSRLSTGDRVYVWGRKPGT; this comes from the coding sequence ATGGCCCGTATCCGCAGGAGAACCGCCGCCGCGCAGCCCACCGCCCTCGTCGCCCTCGCCACCCTCTTCGCCGTGCTGTCCGGGCCGGGGGCCACCGCCGCCACAGCCCCGCCCCCGCCCGCGCCCGGCGCGCCCCGCACTCCCAGCGCGCCCCGCGCCCCCGCACCGCAGAGCGAACTCGTCCCCGGCGTGCACCCGGGCCCGTACCAGCCCTGGCAGGTGGACACCCCCGACCAGGTGCTCGCCCCGCAGGTCTACACCCCCTCCGCCGCGGAGGACGCCGTCGAGCCGCCGCGCGCCGCCGAGGGGAGCGACGCGCTGATCGAGTACGTACCGCTGAGCGAGGCCGTCGCGCGGGAGGCCGGGGTGACGGCGTGCAGCCGGCGGACCGGGCCCCACCAGCGGCAGGTCGAACGGTGGCTGCGGCTCAAGGAGGACGGGAAGCAGTCGGCGGCGGACTGCCGGGCCGTGCGGGCCTTCCAGAGCAAGCAGGGCATCCGGCCCGACAGCGGTTTCGCCGGGCCCGTGACCTGGGGCCGGATGCGGCTCCTGTCCGCCGCGAAGGCGCCGAACGCGGCCGGGAGATGCCCCGTACGGGCCGGTCGCGTCGCCTGTGTCGACCTCCGTCGGCAACTGGTCTGGGTGCAGAAGGGGAAGCGGGTGGTGTTCGGGCCCGTGCCGGTCCGTACCGGCAAGGCCGGATACCGGACCAGGACCGGCTGGTTCAAGGTCTACTGGAAGCACAAGAACCACTGGTCGACGCTGTACAACACCCCCATGCCGTACAGCCAGTTCTTCAGCGGCGGCCAGGCCTTCCACGCCATCTACGGCAGCGTGTACAGCCCGCCCGGATCGCGGGGCTGCGTCAACATGCGGCTCGCCGACGCCCGCACCCTGTGGAGCAGGCTCTCCACGGGCGACCGCGTGTACGTGTGGGGCCGCAAGCCCGGCACCTGA
- the alr gene encoding alanine racemase, translated as MTETAPARARAEIDLAALRANVRTLRAQAPAAALMAVVKSDAYGHGAVPCARAALDAGATWLGTATPKEALALRAAGLQGRIMCWLWTPGGPWREAVEADLDLGISGLWALREAAEAARAAGRTARVQLKADTGLGRNGCQPADWAELVAEARRAETEGLVTVTGLWSHFACADEPGHPSIQAQLTLFREMLAQAEGAGLRPEVRHIANSPATLTLPESHFDLVRTGIATYGISPSPELGTSGDLGLRPVMTLWASLALVKHVPAGHGVSYGHHYVTAGDTTLGLVPVGYADGIPRHASGTGPVLVGGKWRTVAGRVAMDQFAVDLGGDEPPVGERAVLFGPGDHGEPTAEDWARAAGTIAYEIVTRIGTRVPRVYVNE; from the coding sequence ATGACTGAGACAGCACCCGCGCGTGCCCGCGCCGAGATCGACCTGGCCGCCCTGCGGGCCAATGTGCGGACCCTGCGCGCCCAGGCGCCGGCCGCCGCCCTCATGGCGGTGGTCAAGTCCGACGCGTACGGACACGGGGCCGTGCCGTGCGCCCGCGCGGCCCTGGACGCCGGAGCGACCTGGCTGGGCACGGCCACCCCGAAGGAAGCCCTCGCCCTGCGCGCGGCCGGGCTCCAGGGGCGGATCATGTGCTGGCTGTGGACGCCGGGCGGGCCCTGGCGGGAGGCCGTCGAGGCCGACCTGGACCTGGGGATCAGCGGGTTGTGGGCCCTGCGCGAGGCCGCGGAGGCCGCGCGGGCCGCGGGCCGTACCGCCCGCGTACAGCTCAAGGCCGACACCGGTCTCGGGCGCAACGGCTGCCAGCCCGCCGACTGGGCCGAACTGGTCGCCGAGGCGCGGCGGGCCGAGACCGAGGGACTGGTCACCGTCACCGGCCTGTGGTCGCACTTCGCCTGCGCCGACGAACCGGGGCACCCCTCCATCCAGGCCCAGCTCACCCTCTTCCGCGAGATGCTGGCCCAGGCGGAGGGAGCCGGGCTGCGCCCGGAGGTGCGGCACATCGCCAACTCGCCCGCCACGCTCACGCTTCCCGAGTCCCACTTCGATCTCGTACGGACCGGGATCGCCACGTACGGCATCTCGCCCAGCCCCGAACTGGGCACCTCCGGCGACCTCGGGCTGCGGCCCGTGATGACGCTCTGGGCCTCGCTCGCGCTGGTGAAGCACGTGCCCGCGGGCCACGGCGTCAGTTACGGACACCACTACGTCACCGCAGGCGACACGACCCTCGGCCTCGTGCCCGTCGGGTACGCGGACGGCATCCCGCGGCACGCCTCCGGCACCGGGCCCGTCCTGGTGGGGGGCAAGTGGCGGACGGTCGCGGGACGGGTCGCGATGGACCAGTTCGCGGTCGACCTCGGCGGCGACGAGCCGCCGGTCGGCGAGCGGGCCGTCCTCTTCGGGCCCGGCGACCACGGCGAGCCGACCGCCGAGGACTGGGCCCGCGCCGCGGGCACGATCGCGTACGAGATCGTCACCCGCATCGGAACCCGCGTACCGCGCGTCTACGTGAACGAGTAA
- the tsaB gene encoding tRNA (adenosine(37)-N6)-threonylcarbamoyltransferase complex dimerization subunit type 1 TsaB, whose product MLLLALDTATPAVTAALHDGTSVVAAHSQVDARRHGELLLPAVDRVLTEAGLRLDAVTGVVVGVGPGPYTGLRVGLMTADTFGLALGVPVYGLCTLDGLAYAAGGEAGIEGPFVVATDARRKEVYWARYADSRTRLTEPAVDRPGELDIGGLPAVGAGALLYPDTFPDAREPEHVSAASLASLAAERLAAGEELEAPRPLYLRRPDAQVPKNYKVVTPK is encoded by the coding sequence GTGCTCTTGCTCGCTCTGGATACCGCCACCCCCGCCGTCACCGCCGCGCTGCACGACGGCACGTCCGTCGTCGCCGCCCACAGCCAGGTGGACGCGCGTCGGCACGGGGAACTGCTCCTGCCGGCCGTCGACCGGGTGCTCACCGAGGCCGGGCTGCGGCTCGATGCCGTCACGGGCGTCGTCGTCGGCGTGGGCCCCGGCCCGTACACCGGGCTCAGAGTCGGTCTGATGACCGCCGACACGTTCGGGCTCGCGCTCGGCGTGCCCGTGTACGGACTGTGCACGCTCGACGGCCTCGCGTACGCCGCCGGCGGTGAGGCGGGGATCGAGGGACCCTTCGTCGTCGCCACCGACGCCCGCCGCAAAGAGGTCTACTGGGCCCGCTACGCCGACTCCCGTACGCGGCTCACCGAACCCGCCGTGGACCGGCCCGGGGAGCTCGACATCGGCGGACTGCCCGCCGTGGGCGCGGGCGCGCTGCTCTACCCCGACACCTTCCCGGACGCCCGCGAACCCGAGCACGTGTCGGCGGCCTCGCTCGCCTCCCTGGCAGCCGAGCGGCTGGCGGCCGGCGAGGAGCTGGAAGCGCCCCGGCCGCTCTATCTGCGCCGGCCCGATGCCCAGGTGCCCAAGAACTACAAGGTGGTCACCCCCAAGTGA
- a CDS encoding alpha/beta fold hydrolase, giving the protein MSESSAEAAVEAATAAASALSATGPANWRRAGIAGAAIGVVAAGAAAGVAIERLTVGRGMRRKARLALDSTGPYGALRGTPGKAAADDGTELYYEVDEVGTDTALAPRRRRLFGRKAPAPVTVVFSHGYCLSQDSWHFQRAALRGVVRTVHWDQRSHGRSGRGVAQVRDDEPVTIDQLGRDLKAVIDAAAPEGPLVLVGHSMGGMTMMALADQYPGLIRDRVVGVALVGTSSGRLGEVNFGLPVAGVNAVRRILPGVLKALGQRAELVERGRRATADLFAGIIKRYSFASRDVDPAVARFAERLIEATPIDVVAEFYPAFTDHDKTEALAYFAELPVLVLAGVKDLVTPSEHSESIADLLPDAELVLVPDAGHLVMLEHPEVVIDRLADLLTRVGAVPAGATVGGYGSTSSTAQPG; this is encoded by the coding sequence GTGAGCGAGAGCAGCGCGGAGGCAGCGGTGGAAGCGGCCACGGCCGCGGCCTCGGCACTCTCCGCGACGGGGCCCGCGAACTGGCGCAGGGCAGGCATCGCCGGCGCCGCGATAGGCGTGGTCGCCGCGGGCGCGGCGGCCGGAGTCGCCATAGAGCGGCTCACGGTCGGCCGCGGCATGCGCAGGAAGGCGCGGCTCGCCCTCGACTCGACCGGTCCGTACGGGGCGCTGCGCGGCACACCGGGCAAGGCCGCCGCGGACGACGGCACCGAGCTGTACTACGAGGTCGACGAGGTGGGCACCGACACCGCGCTGGCCCCGCGCCGCCGCCGGCTCTTCGGCCGCAAGGCGCCCGCCCCGGTCACCGTCGTCTTCAGCCACGGCTACTGCCTCAGCCAGGACTCCTGGCACTTCCAGCGGGCCGCGCTGCGCGGGGTCGTCCGGACCGTCCACTGGGACCAGCGCAGCCACGGCCGCTCCGGGCGGGGCGTGGCCCAGGTCCGGGACGACGAGCCGGTCACCATCGACCAGCTGGGCCGGGACCTGAAGGCCGTCATCGACGCGGCGGCGCCCGAGGGCCCGCTCGTGCTCGTCGGCCACTCGATGGGCGGCATGACGATGATGGCCCTGGCCGACCAGTACCCCGGCCTGATCCGCGACCGCGTCGTCGGCGTGGCGCTCGTCGGTACGTCGTCCGGGCGGCTCGGCGAGGTCAACTTCGGGCTGCCCGTCGCGGGCGTCAACGCGGTGCGGCGGATCCTGCCCGGAGTGCTGAAGGCGCTCGGGCAGCGGGCCGAACTGGTGGAGCGTGGACGGCGGGCCACCGCGGATCTGTTCGCGGGGATCATCAAGCGGTACTCGTTCGCGTCCCGTGACGTCGACCCGGCGGTCGCGCGGTTCGCGGAGCGGCTGATCGAGGCCACGCCCATCGACGTGGTCGCCGAGTTCTACCCGGCCTTCACCGACCACGACAAGACCGAGGCACTCGCGTACTTCGCCGAACTGCCCGTGCTCGTACTGGCCGGGGTCAAGGACCTCGTGACGCCGAGCGAGCACAGCGAGTCCATCGCCGACCTGTTGCCGGACGCCGAGCTGGTGCTCGTGCCGGACGCCGGACACCTCGTGATGCTGGAGCATCCGGAGGTCGTCATAGACCGGCTCGCCGACCTGCTCACCCGCGTCGGCGCCGTGCCCGCAGGGGCTACCGTTGGTGGCTATGGAAGCACCAGCAGCACCGCGCAACCCGGCTGA
- the rimI gene encoding ribosomal protein S18-alanine N-acetyltransferase, which yields MRWWDIEPVLELEKDLFPEDAWSRGMFWSDLAHARGPEATRRYVVAEDGGAIVGYGGLAAAGDAGDVQTIAVAREHWGTGLGALILTELLRAATAFECTEVLLECRVDNIRAQKLYERFGFEAIGFRRGYYQPGNVDALVMRLNDPSTSVQGTEING from the coding sequence ATGCGCTGGTGGGACATCGAGCCCGTACTGGAGCTGGAGAAGGACCTCTTCCCCGAGGACGCCTGGTCGCGGGGCATGTTCTGGTCCGACCTGGCCCACGCGCGAGGCCCCGAGGCGACCCGGCGGTACGTCGTGGCGGAGGACGGCGGGGCGATCGTCGGCTACGGCGGTCTGGCCGCCGCCGGTGACGCCGGCGACGTACAGACCATCGCCGTCGCCCGCGAGCACTGGGGCACCGGGCTCGGCGCGCTGATCCTGACCGAACTGCTGCGGGCCGCGACCGCCTTCGAGTGCACCGAGGTGCTGCTCGAATGCCGGGTCGACAACATCCGCGCCCAGAAGCTCTACGAGCGCTTCGGCTTCGAGGCGATCGGCTTCCGGCGCGGCTACTACCAGCCGGGGAACGTGGACGCTCTCGTGATGCGCCTCAACGACCCGTCAACTTCCGTACAAGGAACCGAGATCAATGGCTGA
- a CDS encoding beta-xylosidase/alpha-l-arabinosidase translates to MTNAPWRDPALPAEARVDDLLARMTLEEKTAQLYGVWVGAATDGDGVAPHQDEMTSDFDWDELITRGLGQLTRSFGTAPVDPALGAQALARAQRRISEAGRFGIPAVAHEECLAGFTAWGATAYPVPLAWGASFDAALVEEMAHRIGRDLASVGVHQGLAPVLDVVRDPRWGRVEETIGEDPYLVGTIGAAYVRGLESAGIVATLKHFAGYASSAGARNLAPVRAGVREFADITLPPFEFALREGGARSVMAAYTDTDGVPATADPYLLTELLREQWGFTGTVVSDYFGVGFLKTLHRVAGTEAEAARAALAAGVDVELPTVHCNGDPLVEAVRAGDIPESLVDRAAARVLRQKCELGLLDETWTPEPTGPVDLDSTANRVLARRLAEESVVLLSNPQGLLPLAPDTRISVVGPRAADALAMLGCYSFPSHVGVNHPALPMGVEIPTLLESLRTELPDAKITFTEGCDTTDPDTSGFEEAVARSTEADVCVAVLGDRAGLFGRGTSGEGCDVADLQLPGVQAQLLDALTAADTPVVLVLLTGRPYALGRWHDRLAATVQAFFPGEEGGPAVAGVLSGRVNPSGRLPVSVPQTPGGQPWTYLQPPLGLAGEVSNLDPTPLHPFGHGLGYTDFTWEDTADAHARTTTDEGHDVSVTVRNTGAREGTEVVQLYLHDPVASVTRPDVRLIGYHRLTLTPGEARRITFHFHPDLSAFTDRTGRRIVEPGALELRVSRSSTDVVHTTHLTLTGEERHLPASRQLTCRTTTA, encoded by the coding sequence ATGACCAACGCCCCGTGGCGTGATCCCGCGCTGCCCGCCGAGGCCCGGGTCGACGACCTGCTCGCCCGGATGACCCTGGAGGAGAAGACCGCCCAGCTGTACGGCGTGTGGGTGGGAGCCGCCACGGACGGCGACGGAGTCGCCCCGCACCAGGACGAGATGACCTCGGACTTCGACTGGGACGAGCTGATCACCCGCGGTCTGGGCCAGCTCACCCGCTCGTTCGGTACGGCCCCCGTGGACCCCGCGCTGGGCGCGCAGGCACTGGCCCGCGCCCAGCGCCGGATCAGCGAGGCGGGCCGCTTCGGCATCCCGGCCGTCGCCCACGAGGAGTGCCTGGCGGGCTTCACGGCCTGGGGCGCGACCGCCTATCCGGTGCCGCTGGCCTGGGGCGCCTCGTTCGACGCGGCGCTGGTCGAGGAGATGGCCCACCGCATCGGCCGGGACCTCGCCTCCGTCGGCGTCCACCAGGGCCTCGCCCCGGTCCTGGACGTCGTACGGGATCCGCGCTGGGGCAGGGTCGAGGAGACGATCGGCGAGGACCCGTACCTCGTCGGCACGATCGGCGCGGCCTATGTGCGCGGGCTTGAGTCCGCGGGAATCGTCGCCACGCTCAAGCACTTCGCGGGGTACGCGTCCTCGGCGGGCGCCCGCAACCTCGCTCCCGTACGGGCCGGGGTGCGCGAGTTCGCCGACATCACGCTGCCGCCGTTCGAGTTCGCGCTGCGCGAGGGCGGGGCCCGTTCGGTGATGGCCGCGTACACGGACACGGACGGCGTGCCCGCGACCGCGGACCCGTATCTGCTGACCGAACTCCTGCGTGAGCAGTGGGGTTTCACCGGCACGGTCGTCAGCGACTACTTCGGCGTCGGCTTCCTCAAGACCCTGCACCGGGTGGCGGGCACCGAGGCCGAGGCCGCCCGCGCGGCCCTCGCGGCGGGCGTGGACGTCGAACTGCCGACGGTCCACTGCAACGGCGACCCGCTGGTCGAAGCGGTACGGGCCGGGGACATCCCCGAGTCCCTGGTGGACCGGGCGGCGGCGCGGGTGCTCCGCCAGAAGTGCGAGCTGGGCCTGCTGGACGAGACCTGGACCCCGGAGCCCACCGGCCCCGTCGACCTCGACTCGACGGCCAACCGCGTCCTGGCCCGCCGCCTTGCGGAGGAATCCGTGGTCCTGCTCTCCAACCCGCAGGGCCTGCTGCCGCTGGCCCCCGACACCCGTATCTCCGTGGTGGGCCCGCGGGCGGCGGACGCCCTGGCGATGCTGGGCTGCTACTCGTTCCCGTCCCATGTGGGCGTCAACCACCCGGCCCTGCCGATGGGCGTCGAGATCCCCACGCTCCTGGAGTCCCTGCGCACGGAACTCCCCGACGCGAAGATCACGTTCACCGAGGGCTGCGACACGACCGACCCGGACACGTCCGGCTTCGAGGAGGCCGTCGCACGCTCCACGGAAGCGGACGTCTGCGTGGCGGTGCTCGGCGACCGGGCGGGCCTCTTCGGCCGGGGCACGTCGGGCGAGGGCTGCGACGTGGCGGACCTGCAACTACCGGGCGTACAGGCCCAGTTGCTGGACGCGCTGACCGCCGCGGACACCCCCGTCGTGCTGGTCCTGCTCACCGGCCGGCCGTACGCGCTGGGCCGCTGGCACGACCGGCTGGCCGCCACGGTCCAGGCGTTCTTCCCGGGCGAGGAGGGCGGCCCGGCGGTGGCGGGCGTCCTGTCGGGCCGCGTGAACCCGTCGGGCAGGCTCCCGGTCAGCGTCCCGCAGACCCCCGGCGGCCAGCCGTGGACCTACCTCCAGCCCCCGCTGGGCCTGGCGGGCGAGGTCAGCAACCTGGACCCGACCCCGCTCCACCCCTTCGGCCACGGCCTGGGCTACACGGACTTCACGTGGGAGGACACGGCCGACGCGCACGCGCGGACGACCACGGACGAGGGGCACGACGTCTCGGTCACGGTCCGCAACACGGGCGCGCGGGAGGGGACGGAGGTGGTCCAGCTGTACCTGCACGACCCGGTGGCGTCCGTGACCCGCCCCGACGTACGCCTGATCGGCTACCACCGCCTGACCCTGACCCCGGGAGAGGCCCGCCGGATCACGTTCCACTTCCACCCGGACCTGTCGGCGTTCACGGACCGAACGGGCCGCCGCATCGTGGAACCGGGCGCCCTGGAACTCCGGGTTTCCAGGTCCAGCACGGACGTGGTCCACACAACGCACCTGACCCTGACGGGCGAGGAACGCCACCTCCCCGCATCCCGCCAACTGACATGCAGGACAACGACCGCCTAA